The proteins below come from a single Ignavibacteriales bacterium genomic window:
- a CDS encoding MATE family efflux transporter: MTLRTHIKETIKLALPISVGQLGHVMLGVVDSVMVGKVGSASLAAASLVNGIFFLILVIGIGLSMAATPLIAMAKGAGKLDDCGKILNHSLVVNSVFSILLITGTFGFSFLIPYLNQPREVVKEAVPYLQVLSISVIPFILFQTYRQFLEGLSIPNPPMYIAIFANLFNAFFNWIFIYGKFGFPPWGLFGAGVATTLTRWTMAAVLFYFVLNYNRVQIYKPQIKIKALDFSLIKKLISIGLPSGFQYFLEVAAFSFAAIMIGWLGKAQLAAHQIAINLASITYMIILGISSAGTIRVGEAAGKKDITQVRRAGFSTLGLASSLMFCFGVSFILLRNFLPTLYIKEIEVIAVASKLLIIAALFQIFDGLQATGIGVLRGLTDTKIPMLISFAAYWMIGIPIAIILGFYYKLGAVGIWIGLLIGLASVGITMLFRFNSKSKIIYQNGSN, encoded by the coding sequence GTGACTCTTCGAACGCATATAAAAGAAACAATAAAACTTGCACTTCCTATTTCAGTCGGGCAACTAGGACATGTAATGCTAGGAGTTGTTGACAGTGTGATGGTCGGAAAGGTCGGTTCTGCTTCATTGGCTGCGGCATCCTTAGTAAACGGAATCTTCTTTTTGATCCTTGTGATCGGAATTGGACTCTCTATGGCGGCGACGCCTCTTATAGCAATGGCAAAGGGCGCGGGTAAATTAGATGATTGCGGAAAAATCCTTAACCATTCCCTAGTGGTAAATTCTGTCTTTTCAATTCTCCTAATAACCGGTACATTCGGATTTTCTTTCCTTATCCCATATCTTAATCAGCCGCGTGAAGTAGTCAAAGAAGCGGTTCCTTATCTACAAGTTTTATCTATTTCGGTAATTCCGTTCATACTTTTTCAGACTTACAGACAATTTTTAGAAGGTCTCTCTATTCCAAATCCTCCTATGTATATTGCGATTTTCGCAAATCTATTTAATGCATTTTTCAATTGGATCTTTATTTACGGAAAATTCGGATTTCCGCCTTGGGGATTATTCGGTGCGGGGGTAGCAACAACATTAACACGCTGGACTATGGCTGCGGTCTTATTCTATTTTGTTCTTAACTATAATAGAGTGCAGATATATAAACCTCAAATAAAAATCAAAGCGTTAGATTTTTCATTAATTAAAAAACTTATAAGCATTGGATTGCCAAGCGGCTTTCAATATTTTCTTGAAGTTGCAGCATTTTCATTTGCCGCTATAATGATCGGGTGGCTTGGAAAGGCGCAACTTGCTGCACATCAGATTGCAATTAATCTGGCATCGATAACATACATGATAATACTTGGTATTTCTTCGGCAGGAACAATTAGGGTTGGAGAAGCAGCCGGGAAAAAAGATATCACACAAGTAAGACGCGCCGGATTCAGCACACTCGGGTTAGCCTCCTCATTAATGTTTTGTTTCGGTGTTTCTTTTATTTTATTAAGAAATTTTTTACCAACTCTTTATATCAAAGAGATAGAAGTAATTGCAGTTGCGTCTAAACTTTTAATTATAGCCGCACTTTTCCAAATTTTTGACGGGCTTCAGGCAACTGGTATTGGCGTTCTCCGCGGTTTAACCGACACAAAGATTCCAATGTTGATCTCTTTTGCGGCATACTGGATGATTGGAATTCCAATTGCAATAATTTTAGGATTTTATTATAAGCTCGGTGCGGTTGGAATCTGGATCGGACTTCTTATTGGATTGGCTTCTGTTGGAATTACAATGCTTTTTAGATTTAACAGCAAGAGTAAAATTATATATCAGAACGGATCAAACTAA
- a CDS encoding EamA family transporter has translation MSRFAPIFVIVAAALWGIDGIILRPALYSLPVPLVVLIESSVVALILSPIFIRQYPKLKLLNRKDWLAFLGVALFGGAIGTMAITKALFYVNFVNLSIVILIQKLQPVFALTFAAFILKERLPKIFFFWAALAVIGAYIMTFGYSLPVLDTGNKTLIAAGLSLIAAISFSSSTVFSKRALRNVGFELGTYLRFLLSAIIMLVIASSMGDIKNIVNVSSTQWWIFLLIAFTTGGAAIFLYYYGLKKITASVATICELAFPMTAVVLEYFIHGNILNPVQWMGVALLIFSIIKVSGVKFIGPVSK, from the coding sequence ATGAGCCGATTTGCCCCGATATTTGTAATAGTAGCCGCAGCATTATGGGGAATTGATGGAATAATATTGAGACCCGCTTTATACAGTTTACCTGTACCGCTTGTTGTACTAATAGAAAGTTCAGTAGTGGCTTTAATCCTTTCACCAATTTTTATAAGACAATATCCAAAATTAAAATTACTCAACAGAAAAGATTGGCTTGCATTTTTAGGAGTCGCATTATTCGGCGGTGCAATTGGAACAATGGCAATAACAAAAGCCCTCTTCTATGTAAATTTTGTAAATCTGTCGATAGTAATTTTGATTCAGAAACTGCAGCCGGTCTTCGCATTAACTTTTGCTGCATTTATATTAAAAGAAAGACTTCCTAAAATATTTTTCTTTTGGGCTGCCCTAGCCGTTATTGGCGCTTATATAATGACGTTCGGATATTCTCTTCCGGTTTTGGATACAGGAAATAAAACATTAATTGCTGCCGGACTTTCACTCATCGCCGCGATAAGTTTCAGTTCTTCAACTGTTTTTAGCAAAAGAGCATTGCGAAATGTTGGATTTGAGTTGGGGACTTATCTAAGGTTTTTACTCTCGGCAATCATAATGTTAGTAATAGCTTCATCCATGGGAGATATTAAGAATATTGTAAATGTTTCGTCAACTCAATGGTGGATTTTTCTTTTAATAGCTTTTACAACCGGCGGTGCTGCAATATTTCTCTACTACTACGGCTTAAAAAAAATTACTGCTTCTGTAGCAACTATTTGCGAATTAGCATTTCCAATGACTGCCGTTGTACTTGAATATTTTATTCATGGGAATATTTTAAATCCGGTTCAATGGATGGGTGTGGCGCTTCTTATTTTTAGTATAATTAAAGTATCGGGAGTAAAATTTATCGGTCCGGTTTCAAAATAA
- the msrB gene encoding peptide-methionine (R)-S-oxide reductase MsrB — protein MRRIIFLMIIISLPLYSACAQQNEKSNQSKGKEMSFKIQKTEKEWKEILTPEQYHVLREKGTEQPFTGEYWSSRGKGIYKCAACGAELFSSDTKFDSDCGWPSFYDVMNNKNVITKDDYSFGMHRIEVMCATCGSHLGHIFDDGPKPTGQRYCINSVSIKLEKKEK, from the coding sequence ATGAGAAGGATAATTTTCTTAATGATAATTATCAGTCTTCCTCTATATTCTGCTTGTGCACAACAAAATGAAAAATCAAATCAATCGAAAGGCAAAGAGATGTCTTTTAAAATCCAGAAAACCGAGAAAGAATGGAAGGAAATATTGACGCCCGAACAATATCACGTATTACGTGAAAAGGGAACAGAGCAGCCATTTACAGGCGAATACTGGAGTTCGAGAGGTAAAGGAATATATAAGTGTGCAGCATGCGGTGCTGAATTGTTCAGCTCGGACACAAAATTTGACAGCGATTGCGGCTGGCCGAGTTTTTATGATGTGATGAATAATAAAAATGTTATTACCAAAGATGATTATAGTTTTGGCATGCACAGGATCGAAGTAATGTGTGCTACGTGCGGAAGTCATCTCGGTCATATATTCGATGACGGTCCAAAACCGACAGGTCAGCGTTACTGCATAAATTCAGTTTCTATTAAATTGGAGAAAAAAGAAAAGTAA
- a CDS encoding SPOR domain-containing protein, with product MKRKILIAAVILISTIRIFAQSPGPKWEKVFEAKDQTVYVDTSSIKKFENQITVLSITVYKKPQIITSLGKEATSIKTQLLFNSNSRKYTVIGTLYYDKNQKILGETSLPGFASGSENFSIQIEGNETMTAIFNKAVEYLGIETGIVEQKDSSQNTNNTNKLAVKEQEEKSNDDPSKTLKNENNKSNDRVALYLSKKDSVQKVTAPKEDVKSIPTRPIIDKTKNPSESKQTTNLEKQKPVIDSRLKELPVGTNPKEMIFKEGTKYSFQVSSWKNKPKAEKEVQRLKAKGHNAFLTEGTLRGVKWYRVRIGYFNSLEETEEYKKKIN from the coding sequence ATGAAAAGAAAAATTTTAATCGCTGCGGTTATTTTAATCTCTACAATAAGAATATTTGCTCAATCTCCCGGACCAAAGTGGGAAAAAGTTTTTGAAGCCAAAGATCAAACAGTATATGTTGATACATCGAGTATCAAAAAATTTGAAAATCAAATCACAGTTCTTAGTATTACAGTTTATAAAAAACCTCAAATTATTACTTCATTAGGAAAGGAAGCAACAAGTATTAAGACACAACTCTTATTCAACTCAAATTCACGCAAATACACTGTGATTGGAACATTATATTATGACAAAAATCAAAAAATACTCGGTGAAACATCCTTACCGGGATTTGCTTCCGGGAGTGAAAATTTTTCCATCCAAATTGAGGGTAATGAAACTATGACGGCGATATTCAATAAAGCTGTTGAATATTTAGGAATTGAAACCGGAATAGTTGAACAAAAAGATTCATCTCAGAACACAAATAATACAAACAAATTGGCTGTTAAAGAGCAAGAAGAGAAATCAAATGATGATCCTTCAAAGACTTTGAAAAATGAAAATAATAAAAGTAACGACAGAGTTGCTCTTTATCTTAGTAAAAAAGATTCTGTCCAAAAAGTAACTGCTCCAAAAGAAGATGTAAAATCAATTCCAACCAGACCAATAATTGATAAAACAAAAAATCCATCTGAATCAAAACAAACCACAAACCTTGAAAAACAAAAACCGGTCATCGATTCTAGGTTAAAAGAATTACCTGTTGGAACAAATCCTAAGGAAATGATTTTTAAGGAAGGAACAAAATATTCTTTTCAAGTTTCTTCGTGGAAGAATAAGCCAAAAGCAGAAAAAGAAGTCCAAAGACTAAAAGCAAAAGGACACAATGCTTTTCTAACAGAAGGAACTCTGAGAGGTGTTAAATGGTACCGTGTCCGTATCGGTTATTTTAATTCACTTGAAGAAACTGAAGAGTATAAAAAGAAAATAAATTAG
- a CDS encoding NADH-quinone oxidoreductase subunit A, whose translation MLTEFGKILIFMMLAAIFVIVVFIISKLLSPDRPTKEKYLTYECGENPQGSPWVKFNIRFYVIALIFLIFDVEVVLLFPWALTYKEYGFYGLAVGLIFLLVLGLGMAYEWRKGDLEWARPQPKAPKLDEILNSKS comes from the coding sequence ATGCTCACTGAATTTGGCAAAATTTTAATCTTCATGATGCTTGCAGCTATTTTCGTAATAGTTGTATTCATTATTTCTAAACTTCTAAGTCCGGATCGTCCTACAAAAGAAAAATATTTAACCTACGAATGCGGTGAAAATCCTCAAGGATCACCTTGGGTTAAGTTTAATATTCGTTTTTATGTTATTGCCCTAATTTTTTTAATCTTCGATGTGGAAGTAGTTCTTCTTTTCCCCTGGGCACTGACATATAAAGAATATGGTTTTTACGGTCTCGCTGTTGGATTGATTTTCCTGCTTGTCCTTGGTCTTGGAATGGCATATGAATGGAGAAAAGGTGATTTGGAATGGGCCCGTCCGCAACCTAAAGCACCAAAACTTGACGAAATACTTAACTCAAAATCCTAA
- the nuoB gene encoding NADH-quinone oxidoreductase subunit NuoB — MGLLDKEFSDGNIVIARAEDLMNWARLSSIWQLGFGLACCAIEMMATSASHYDFDRFGVIPRNTPRQADAIIISGTVTLKMATRIKRLYEQMPDPKYIISMGSCANCGGPYWEHGYHVLKGIDRVIPVDVYVPGCPPRPEALLEGLLKLQDKIRHESMRKKTV; from the coding sequence ATGGGTTTACTAGATAAAGAATTTTCCGACGGCAACATTGTTATAGCCAGAGCAGAAGATTTAATGAATTGGGCACGCCTCTCATCTATTTGGCAGCTTGGTTTCGGTCTTGCTTGCTGTGCAATCGAAATGATGGCAACTTCAGCTTCCCACTACGATTTTGACCGATTTGGTGTTATACCTAGAAATACTCCACGACAGGCAGATGCAATTATTATTTCCGGAACCGTAACTTTAAAGATGGCTACACGAATTAAAAGATTATACGAACAGATGCCGGACCCTAAATACATTATCTCAATGGGAAGCTGCGCAAATTGCGGTGGTCCTTATTGGGAACATGGTTACCATGTTTTGAAAGGAATAGACAGAGTTATTCCAGTTGATGTTTATGTCCCAGGCTGCCCGCCAAGACCAGAAGCATTATTAGAAGGTTTACTAAAATTACAAGACAAAATCCGTCATGAATCTATGAGAAAGAAAACGGTATGA
- a CDS encoding NADH-quinone oxidoreductase subunit C, whose product MKNPEEIFDLLKKEFGEIILGLDKETPVDPVISVDPMQIHKVGAFLKDSEELKFDSLMVLSGVDDANGTKAKDEDGTDVISGGTLSVYYHLHSTTLKHKIAIKVSSSRENSVVESVYNIWRTSDWHEREAFDMFGIIFNNHPDLRRILMPYDWDAGFPLRKDYKNPEFYQGMKVPY is encoded by the coding sequence ATGAAGAATCCGGAAGAAATTTTCGATTTATTAAAAAAAGAATTTGGTGAAATCATTCTTGGATTAGATAAAGAGACTCCAGTTGATCCGGTAATTTCAGTTGATCCCATGCAAATACATAAAGTCGGAGCATTTTTAAAGGATAGTGAAGAGCTTAAATTTGACAGCTTGATGGTTCTCTCCGGGGTGGACGATGCAAATGGCACAAAAGCCAAAGATGAAGATGGCACAGATGTTATAAGTGGTGGAACTTTAAGCGTTTACTATCATTTACATTCCACAACTCTTAAGCACAAAATTGCAATAAAAGTCTCTTCTTCCAGAGAAAATTCAGTAGTTGAATCTGTATATAATATTTGGAGAACATCAGATTGGCACGAACGAGAAGCCTTCGATATGTTCGGGATCATATTTAATAATCATCCAGACTTGAGAAGAATATTGATGCCCTACGATTGGGATGCAGGTTTTCCTTTAAGAAAAGACTATAAGAATCCGGAATTTTATCAAGGAATGAAGGTTCCTTATTAG
- a CDS encoding four helix bundle protein yields MHNFKDLKIWSKSRVLVKKIYELTEEFPSDEKFGLISQMRRAAVSIVSNIAEGSGKESNKDFCRFLELAYSSAFELETQLILSVDLNFIKPDATTEILNYVQEIQKMIYSFIKTVRIKN; encoded by the coding sequence ATGCATAATTTCAAAGATTTGAAAATTTGGTCTAAATCTAGAGTTCTTGTTAAAAAAATATATGAATTGACGGAGGAATTTCCTTCCGATGAAAAATTTGGGTTAATTTCTCAGATGAGACGAGCGGCAGTTTCAATTGTATCAAATATTGCCGAAGGCTCTGGGAAAGAATCTAATAAAGACTTTTGTAGGTTCTTGGAATTGGCTTATTCATCAGCATTCGAATTGGAGACTCAATTGATTTTATCTGTAGATTTAAATTTTATCAAGCCGGATGCAACAACTGAGATTCTCAATTATGTTCAAGAAATACAAAAAATGATTTACAGTTTTATTAAGACAGTTAGAATTAAAAATTAA